The DNA sequence ATAAAAAACTCACCATAATTGGTGAGTTTTATTTTCTAATTAATTTATATTATTGAGAAGATTTAGCTTGGTAAGTCATTATTTGTGATTTTTTACGAGCTGCGTTATTTTGTTTAATTAAACCTTTAGATGCACAATTATCAATATATGAAATAACTTCGTTTTTTAATTCAGTAGCATTTGGATTTGCAGTGTCAACAGATGCTTTGTATTTTTTAATTAAAGTACGTAGTTTTGAAATTTTTTGTCTATTTGCACTATTAGTTGTTTCATTTTGTTTATTTCTTTTTATTTGTGATTTAATGTTTGCCATTCGTTCTCCTTAATTTACTAATATAATATAGCAAAATGTATTATACTATTAATTAAAATGTATGTAAATATCTAAATAGCGGAATGTCAAAACAAGTCCAAATAGTTTATGATGGTTTGATTTAGTTATAATAAATACATAACAATAGAGAGAAGAGGATTTTATGGATGCATTCGCATCACTATTGGGAGTAATTCAAACTTTAGCAATTATTTTA is a window from the Mycoplasma sp. (ex Biomphalaria glabrata) genome containing:
- the rpsT gene encoding 30S ribosomal protein S20, translated to MANIKSQIKRNKQNETTNSANRQKISKLRTLIKKYKASVDTANPNATELKNEVISYIDNCASKGLIKQNNAARKKSQIMTYQAKSSQ